The segment CCTTGCCCTCGGCGACGAGCTCGGCCATGGCACCGACCGACTCCTCCAGCGGGACGTTCACCTCGCGCCGGTGCATGTAGTACAGGTCGATCTCGTCCACGCCCAGGCGCCGGAGGCTGCCCTCGACGGCCTGGCGGATGTAGGCCCGGTCGTTGCGTATGACGCGCTTGGCCGGGTCGTCCGGGTCAACGGACAGCGCGAACTTGGTGGCCAGCACGACCTCGTCGCGGTGGGCCCGGATGAACGGGGCGATGAACTTCTCGTTCTCCCCCATGCCGTACATGTCGGCGGTGTCGAAGAGCGTCACGCCCAGTTCCAGTGCGCGCTCCAGCGTGGCCCGCGCCTCGTCGGCGTCCGTCGGGCCGTAGGCGAAGCTCATGCCCATACAGCCGAGACCCTGCACCCCGACCCGCGGTCCGCCGTTGCCCAGCTCGACCGTCTCGATCTTCTCGTTCCCCATGGAGCCTCAGAACCTCTCGGACGCCCGCCGGGCGTCGGCATAGATTTCGATCTTGTAGTCGAGTACGTCCAGCGTGCTCTGGAGCTCGGCGACGCGCTGCCGTACGTCCTCGCGGTGCGCAGTCAGCAGCTGCTGCCGCTCGGGAAACGTGCGCTCACCGGCCCGCACCAGCTCGGCGTAGCGGACCATGTCGGCGACCGGCATACCGGTCAGCCGCAGCTTGGCCACCAGGTCCAGCCAGTCCAGATCGCGGTTGCTGAAGCGCCGCTGCCCGGTGTGGGTGCGGTCCACGTGCGGCATCAGGCCGATGCGCTCGTACCAGCGCAGGGTGTGCGCGCTGAGCCCGGTGTGCTCCGCCACCTCGCTGATCGTGTACTGGTCACGGCCGGTGGGCCGTGGATGCGCGTGCGCGATGCCGCAGTCGCGTACCGCCGTCGCCAGTCCCCCGGTCGCGGTCGCCTCGCTCACTGCCGGTTCGCTCTGCGTTACCGTCATGCCCCGTCTCCCCTACGTCGGACGTCGCCCGGCGATTTCGCCGGAAGCCTCTCGACGGCTTCAACGCTAGAGACTTCGAGTGCACTCCAGGCAAGCGCCGATCACGACCAGACTTGACCGGATTTTGGGAACGTTAGGCTCGTGGGCATGCAGAGCCTGCGGATGATCGAGAACTGGCCGGTGCCCACCGCTGCGGCCGCCGTCGTACGAGCCGATGGGTCGGTGGCCGGAGCGTACGGCCCCCTGGAGCAGCGTTTCCCGCTGGCGTCCGTGACCAAGCCGCTGGCCGCGTACGCCGCGCTGCTGGCCGTCGAGGAGGGCGCCGTCGAGCTGGACGAACCGGCCGGGCCCGAGGGGTCCACGGTCCGTCATCTGCTCGCCCACACCTCGGGGCTGGCCTTCGACGAGCAGCGCCCGATGGCCGCTCCCGGCACCCGCCGGGTCTACTCCAACGCCGGTTTCGAGGCGCTGGGCGACCACATAGCCAAGGCCACCGATATCCCCTTCGCGCAGTATCTGCACGAGGCGGTGCTCGCACCGCTCGGGATGACCGCGACGGAGCTGCCCGGCTCGCCCGCCAAGGACGGCATCTCCACGGTCGCCGACCTGATCCGGTTCGCGGCCGAGCTCCAGGCGCCCCGGCTGCTCGCCCCGCAGACGCTGGCGGCCGCGACGCAGGTCGTCTTCCCGGGCCTGGCGGGTGTGCTGCCGGGCTACGGGCACCAGAAGCCCAACGACTGGGGGCTGGGCTTCGAGATCCGGGACGGCAAGTCACCGCACTGGACGGGCGCGTCGTCCTCACCCCGTACGTTCGGGCACTTCGGACAGTCCGGGACGTTCCTGTGGGTGGACCCGGACGCCGGCGCGGCCTGTGTGGCGCTGGCCGACCGGGCCTTCGGGCCGTGGGCGATCGAGGCCTGGCCGCCGCTGACGGACGCGGTGCTCGCCGAACTGGCGGGGACCGCCTGACCCGGCCGGACGTGCCGCGCGGTACCGGTCACCCGGTACCGCGCCGGCTCACCCGTACACCGGCTCCGGCCCCATCTCCCACACCAGGCACTCCGCCGCCGCCAGCCCCCGCAGCTCCAGCCCCTCCCCGTCGGTGATCCGCGCCGCGTCGCCGGGCTCCAGGCGCGCGTCGCCCAGTTGTACGGCGCCGCGGACCACGTGCACATAGGCGCGCCGGGCATCCGGCACCGCGGTGCGCTCACCGTCGGCGAGGCGGCGCACATGCAGCAGGGCACCGGCCGACGGCACCGCGTACGGGGTGCCGTCGGCGATCCCGCGCACCACCTCGTACGACGGCTCCCCGCCGGTCTCCTGCGGGGTCAGCCACATCTGTACGAAGCACAGCGGGCCGGCGCCGTCGTTGCGCTCCACATGCCGGACGCCACCCGCCGAGCTGAGCCGCTGGAGATCACCGGGGCGAACGGTGGTCTGGTGGCCCGCCGAATCGCGGTGGGTCAGCTCTCCTTCGACCACCCAGGTCACGATCTCCGTGTCCCGGTGCGGGTGCTCGTCGAATCCCGCGCCCGCCGTCAGCCGCTCCTCATTGCAGGCGACCAGCGCGCCGAAACGCAGATTCTCCGGGTCGAAATGGGGCCCGAAAGAGAACGCGTGCCACGACACGATCCCGGCCTCCGCGTCCCCGCCCGGATACCGTTCATGGCCTCTCCGCACCTGAATCATGGGCCCACGGTAGCCCCGCCCCCTCACCTCCCCGCCCCGATAGTGCAGGCTTGTCCCGTGTCTGAACCCGCATCGCGCGACGCGCACCCGCACTCCGCGACCCTCCGGCGCCTGGAGAATTCGTCCGGCAAGCTGGCGGCCGCCGCCATCGCCCGCATGGACGCCACCCTGCCGTGGTACCGCGCGATGCCCCCGGAGAATCGTTCCTGGATCGGCCTGGTGGCGCAGGCCGGTATCGCCGCGTTCACCGAGTGGTTCCGGCATCCGGAGACCCCCCAGGCGATCAGCACCGATGTCTTCGGTACGGCGCCGCGCGAGCTGACCCGGGCGATCACGCTGCGGCAGACCGTGGAGATGGTCCGTACGACCATCGAGGTCATGGAGTCCGCGATCGACGAGGTCGCGGCCCCGGGCGATGAGTCCGTGCTGCGCGAGGCGCTGCTGGTCTACGCCCGGGAGATCGCCTTCGCCACCGCCCAGGTCTACGCCCAGGCGGCCGAGGCCCGTGGCGCGTGGGACGCCCGGCTGGAGTCCCTCGTGGTCAACGCGGTGCTCTCGGGGGAGGCCGACGAGGGCGCGGTCTCCCGTGCGGCGGCGCTGGGCTGGAACTCCCCCGAGCATGTGTGTGTGGTGCTGGGCACCGCGCCCGACGGGGACAGCGAACTGACCGTGGAGGCGATCCGGCGGGCCGCCCGGCACGCCAAGCTCCAGGTCCTGACCGGTGTGCTGGGCTCCCGTCTGGTGGTGATCGCGGGCGGCTCGGACAATCCGCTGAAGGCCGCGAAGGCACTGATCGGCCCGTATGCCGCCGGGCCCGTGGTG is part of the Streptomyces platensis genome and harbors:
- a CDS encoding MerR family transcriptional regulator, yielding MTVTQSEPAVSEATATGGLATAVRDCGIAHAHPRPTGRDQYTISEVAEHTGLSAHTLRWYERIGLMPHVDRTHTGQRRFSNRDLDWLDLVAKLRLTGMPVADMVRYAELVRAGERTFPERQQLLTAHREDVRQRVAELQSTLDVLDYKIEIYADARRASERF
- a CDS encoding serine hydrolase domain-containing protein produces the protein MQSLRMIENWPVPTAAAAVVRADGSVAGAYGPLEQRFPLASVTKPLAAYAALLAVEEGAVELDEPAGPEGSTVRHLLAHTSGLAFDEQRPMAAPGTRRVYSNAGFEALGDHIAKATDIPFAQYLHEAVLAPLGMTATELPGSPAKDGISTVADLIRFAAELQAPRLLAPQTLAAATQVVFPGLAGVLPGYGHQKPNDWGLGFEIRDGKSPHWTGASSSPRTFGHFGQSGTFLWVDPDAGAACVALADRAFGPWAIEAWPPLTDAVLAELAGTA
- a CDS encoding pirin family protein, coding for MIQVRRGHERYPGGDAEAGIVSWHAFSFGPHFDPENLRFGALVACNEERLTAGAGFDEHPHRDTEIVTWVVEGELTHRDSAGHQTTVRPGDLQRLSSAGGVRHVERNDGAGPLCFVQMWLTPQETGGEPSYEVVRGIADGTPYAVPSAGALLHVRRLADGERTAVPDARRAYVHVVRGAVQLGDARLEPGDAARITDGEGLELRGLAAAECLVWEMGPEPVYG
- a CDS encoding PucR family transcriptional regulator, which codes for MSEPASRDAHPHSATLRRLENSSGKLAAAAIARMDATLPWYRAMPPENRSWIGLVAQAGIAAFTEWFRHPETPQAISTDVFGTAPRELTRAITLRQTVEMVRTTIEVMESAIDEVAAPGDESVLREALLVYAREIAFATAQVYAQAAEARGAWDARLESLVVNAVLSGEADEGAVSRAAALGWNSPEHVCVVLGTAPDGDSELTVEAIRRAARHAKLQVLTGVLGSRLVVIAGGSDNPLKAAKALIGPYAAGPVVAGPVVSDLLAATRSAQAAAAGLRACAAWPDAPRPVLADDLLPERAMASDPVAREQLVEEIYRPLEEAGSALLETLSVYLEQASSLEGAARMLFVHPNTVRYRLRRVTDVTGWSPSDVRSAFTLRIALILGRLADGEAQP